In Monodelphis domestica isolate mMonDom1 chromosome 1, mMonDom1.pri, whole genome shotgun sequence, the sequence TATGTTTATGCTTTGTggattttgtgtttgttttgacACTGCTTTCTCTCTTGATTGATCTTCTTGTCtgactactttttctttttttgttggaTCTTCATTCAGGGCAGGGCCACTAAGTATAGTCCTGGgcccttttctctattttatttcacttggtgatttcatcatcTCTCATAGATTTAATTAGCTTCTTTTTTATCTACTAATTAAGCTCTATTTTCTCTGCTGACCTTTAGTCTTATACCTCCTATTGTttattggatatttcaaactgaATGTCTTATACAAATCCTAAACTCAACATATACAAAACCGAACTTATTTCCCCCTCCaaaaccttctcttctttctaactCTATCTTACTGCTAAGGGAACCACCAGTCTCATAGGAATCCTGTTTGTCAAAAACCTTTAAACTAGCCTCCCCACCTCACCTCCCATTTACAACCTTCTTAAATATTAAATGTCTCACATAATCTATGATGCACTGACACTGAGCTCCCTGTTGTTCCTCAAACAAAACACTACATCTCCAGATTCCAAGCTGTCATTTTCATCTAAAAAGTCTGAATTCTCATGTCTGCCTCCTGGATTCTCTgaattccttcaagtcccagataaaattccaccttctagaggaagcctttcttgatccatTCTCGCAGTGgcaattatttcaaatttatccaGTATATACTCTGCTTGTACATTGTTTTTTGCCTGTTGTCTTATCCCACAAACTAAATTTCTTGAGTgtagggactgccttttgcctttctttgaatgtcCAGCTCTTAGCATAGTTTTTGTCATACAACATACACTTAATAAATCTTCATTGACTGTCAATATTGTACATTATGTAAAAATAGTTGAACTGTCgataaaatagataaaactaTAATAGTACAATATCACAATATATCCCGTTTGGAATTtggcaaacaaataaataagctaAGGATCTGAAGAGAATATTAGAAAATTTAGAGATATATCTATACTAATTACTAAATGAGCATAGAAAGGAAATTTGCATGCATTTAAGAAATGaatgacacatttttaaaaaactgatcgTATTTTGGGGGAtcattaaaaatgtgaaaaaagaaataataaacacatcTAATAATCATAATTATATCATAATTATATTACTGATctcaaatttgtattttttaaaatgctattgaaGGCAGAACAAAATTAGTTGGAAACTCAAAAACTGATAAATCAACaaattataggaaaaaatagaaaatttcatcaaagaaaataaaaatagtaataaaacatACCAAATTTAATgagatgcagctaaagcagttctgagagggaaatttatatctctaaaagcaagaaagtataagtaaattaactGGGCatgaaccaaaagaaaaaaaatgtatacttGAACAATAGATAAAAAACCTTCAACAAAgcaaaaaaagtagaaattgtgataattttaaaagattttaaaaactgaaagcaaagaaaactgaATACACAAAATTCAAAGgtagtttaaaaaaacttaatACCTAGTCTAATTTTAAACACAATTGAAGAGGAACTAAAGGAAATTATGAGAAACTTTTAGCCAAACACTAAAAAAATATGATAACCAAAGCAAAAGTGAATACTTAgggaaatataaaatacctggctTAACATAAGAAATAGactatttaaataatttgataacaggaaaaaaattcattctcATAAATGAGCTcccaaaaaaggggagaaaagtcAACTCCACAACCATATGAATTTACAAACGAATTCTAGCATTTCAAAGAAATTAATGCCAATATTGTATAAACTGTTTGCAATAATAGGAAAAGAAGGCACCCATCCAGATGTTTCTAGGATACAGATATGGATTTGATAACTAcaccaagtgaaaagaaaatttaaaaaaaacctacaaGTATCTCATTCCATTCCAATAATAAACATAATTGCATTCTTTAACTTATATACCTACAAAATTTCAGTTGAGGGTACTTTCATCCTTCTAGTCTCTCAGGCTTACAACCTCAGCTTTATCCCTGACTCTTCAGTTTCATTCACCTCACCCAAATGTCAAATTTCCTCTATTTTAGGTTTTCATCATCTCTTCCATAAACTATTCCAATTGCCTTCTTATTGATTTGACTCTCTCaggtctctcccctctccaatccaacCTTCCACACAGTTGACAAAGTGATTTTCTAATGCCTATGTCTTTCTGGTTAATTAGTCATCTAgttatttgtttataatttatcatttatttttaacattaaaatttttttaacataaagCATTAGAAATTCTGTCCTTCCTTCAAGCTCTTTACCCACCCATtaagaaggtaagcaatttaaGAGCAATTTTATATGCAAAAAcatgcaagacatatttccatattagccatgttgcaagaaaaacaaagtgaaaaaaaaaaagcaaccaacAAACTTtgatttacattcagagttatcgattctctggagggggataacatttttcatcagttctttaGAACTATCTTGTATCACTGTATTGATCAATATAGTTAAATCttttacaattgatcatcatgATAATATTGCTGCTACTATGTCTAATGATCTCTTGATTCTATtcagttcactctgcatcagttcatataggtcatcctaggtttttctgaaaccatctccctCATCATTACTTACAGTAGCCTAAAAGTACTCAATCacatatctctttgggatacaggcatagaagtggtattgttgggtcaaagggtatgcacagttttgcaGTCCTTTGGGAATAGTTGCAAATCATGCTCCAGAATGGTAAAGGCATTAGTTAGTGCATTAGTATACCTATTTTTTTATATCCCTTTTATCATTTGATCAATGCCTTTTATgacattttagtcaatctgattcTCATAAATGTGAGGTGCATACatcaaagctatttttaaaatttcatttaataaaaattatccattatgCTTTCTGGCGCCCTCACTATCTCTTGTTTGGGTCATAACTCTTCCCATATCAATGGATCTGACAAGCACATTTTTTCCATGTtctccctaatttgcttatgatattacCTTTTATATCTAAACCATGTATCCATTCTAACCTTATGTTGGCAGAGTGtggtttatacctagtttctgccaaaccaTCTTCTAGTTTTCACAGCAATTTTTGCCACATAGTGAGTTCTTGCTCCAAAAGCTTGATTCTTTGATTACCTTTTGTAAtattcaactagcatttattaagtgcctactatgaacCTCACAAtgtactaagtgctagagatatgaaaaaaagggaaaaaatgacctTGCTATCAAGGACTATGTTACTCACCTATTCAATAAATGCCAGtattccctattacctctaggatcaaatataaacacctctgtttggctttttcaTTTCCTTACAGCCATGTCTCAGCTTACACTTCTGGCCTGATATATTACTTTCCTTCAGGTTCTCCATGTTACAGCTAAATTAATCTTAATCATTTATCTCTACatcctatctctgtgtctctgtaatAGCTGTCCTCCTTTCTTAGATAAGGGCAATTAAATGATGACGTGGATAAAGTATGAGTTCTGGAAGAccaattttaattaatttcaatctggccttagacaaaatcctagttgtgtgacctcaggAAAGTTGCCTAACCCTGCCCCGAAAACCCTAATTAATAGCCATTAATAGgtggacacaattgaaataaccagataacaaaaagaaaagcctTAGATacactcccttcctccttctgccTCTTAGATCTAAACTTTCAAATTCTATGTGAAGTTTTTCCCAATCTCCTTCAGTGGGGTAGTACTTTTCTGTCAAAATgatttaatatctattttataaacatatattacaTAAACACACATCTTTCCAACTAGGTTCTAAACTCTTTAAAGACaaaagatgtttttcttttgatgAACCTACCATAGTGATTAGAACAtccttaaatatttgattgattccaaaatatttaagacagaagttaaatttAACAATCTATAAGTAAATAATAAGTACATCACTAAGATCAATGCTTATTGCCTTGAGCTACACAATACTATAAAAGTTCCAATGACTAACCCCTCTACATTTCATGATTTGAGTCCCTTTACTTATAAAAATTATTCCttgacacagaagaaaaactgcttgataacatgggttgatggggatatgactggggaagtagactctaaaagatcaccctagtggaaatattaataatatggaaataggtcctgatcaatgacacatgttaaacacagtggaattgtgcatcagatacaggaggggggtggaggaagaaagggaaagaacatgagtcttgtaaccatgggaaaatattctaaacattgtcctaagtcaagctaagtcctcattggtacagatgagacacagaaaagtgatgtaaaaatgtccatataaggttcgtcagtttctgcctctttccctggagagatgactctggctggcagcgtgctaagcgttctgacatcttggagtgtaggatagtgagtttgccctggagctgatttcaggttcgggcatcttagctaagcctctttggaggtcaagctgattctttcctccacactcaaacccttactttctagatctcctatcttccttcccGGTTattagccccttctttcctccttcttcttaaaatcttctctactatatcaattaaatcaccataaaatcctggtgttttattatttgggattcaccctTTACACATCACTATAAATATACTATGCTATTTGATCTAATCTTGTCAAAAGACAAAGTTTTTTGAAATATAAATGTACTTACTTCATAGGAGCCCGAGCATAAACCTGAAGCCAGTCAGGGATCTCTGCAGAATGGTATGGATTGGCAGGTACCAGAATGGACTGACTTCTTTCAATTTGCTGGGGTTGATATGTTACAGGAGGAGGCTGATCATACCGGGGTACACTATAAAAAGGAGTTAGCATTCATCTTATCAAAGATcctaaatcaaaatttaaaattataaagaataactACATTAATATTTACTGATCTACCAAGCTCTTTAAAAAGCTATTcagtgactgtgtgaccctgggcaagttacttgacccccattgcctagcccttaccactcttctgccttggagccaatacgcagtattgactccaagatggaaggtaagggtttttaaaataaaaaaattaaaattaaaaaatttaaaaaaagctattCAGTGAGTTCTTAGAGTAAATTTCTTGAACTTTCCTCCCTAAAAAagtggattttttaaatgaaaattgatcATAGTATCCCAATGTTTATTATCATGAAGCTGCCTTAGatgtatttttttagtttttaaaatattgtaatcTGTTAGGTTTTTCAAGCTGTAATAAAAGAAGATTGGATTAGAGAATCCTAAATACCCCTTCAGCACTAAAATTCTTTGGCTCTATATACTACTTACGTATACAAATTCTTAAAGAGATATCTGGAAAGAACTGTATTGAAGTGTCAGCTTGTAAAGCCTTGGTAGAGAGAATTTTGaaagtattctattttaaatttagctaACACCTATTAGATGGAAGTTCTTATGGgagtaagatttttattttaagagtAAAAAGTTGCTGTTTTAAGAAAGAATGAATTCATAAATACTGTAATACAGAGCTGTCTTACAATGTTGCAAAATCTTGATCTTTTTACCCCAGGAAGACACACagaagaaagtgataaatataaagatatcagaagtagaaaaatatactaaatactttcccaatttaaaaaatagcataaTAGGTgcaattaagtaaataaaaagcaaaactgtATAAATTcaagttcaaatgatttttaattctATGAGGAATAGTATTCTATTTGGTTAATAGGCAGAAGTGATGGTTAATAATCATCAGTCAGTTAATTTCTTAGAGACTTCTAACAAAAAAGAGCATGGTATAGTAAGAAGATTTAATCATAAGACTGCAGATCAGATTAGAGAACAGCTAacaaaggaattaatttttaaaataaaatcttcattttattttaaattactaCTCTATTAATAAAgttaaggacaaaaataaaatgctacTTCTGAAATGAAACTGTCTAAGCCTCAAAAACTTTACAATaacttaaatatttcctaatataCAAATCATAGGTTTAAGTAACATTATATACCATTTAACCATTCTGTACAGGAAacacccccctctccccccaaaaacACTAAacgaaagaaaacaaataaataaatgaacaaataatcaaataaataaataagtaccaCTGATACTCTACCTAGGAGCACATGGATGTTTATACTGTGCTCTCTTATTTAGATGATCTACATAATACACTCCAAATTCTGATGACTCGACTCTCTCCCATCCTGGAGGAAGTCCCTCTCGTTCAAGAGGATGGCTCCAATGAGTTGTGTTTGTATTATGATCTATGTAGTATTTTCTTCCTCTGATTGTCCAGTCAACAGACCAGCCTTGAGGAAGAGGTATATCTTCAGAATTGTGGTTTAAATTCCCTAAAGATGTAGCAACAATCTTCCCAATGgctgaaaaaaataagagagaataaTGACAAAAGTTAAagtattttaggaaaaaaagtaacattttcccatagaaaaaaatgacagaattaaatctggtataaaatacttttcacaaaCCTAGCAAAATACCCaattttttatcatttgaaaGCATGAAAAGGGTAAAATTCCAAGGATTTAACAAAAATCTatacccttctttcctttttaaaagggaAGTTTTGAAAATCTATTTCAGTCGCACCTTCCACCCTTTATTTGGATTAAGAACAAGGCCAGGAACTTATCTATATAAGGAGGATACCTCCTGGCTCCTTGGCCTAACAGAAGATACTTGCCTCTGTCCCACATTActtttggagtctggaagactagCCTCACACCTGGACTGAGGTTGTCTTTCCAACAAGGGAGACCAAGAAAAAGTGATATCACTGGGGCAATAAGTTGTGGATTGAGGAAGCAGCTCTTGTGCTTCTAGCCAAGAAGTGGAAGCAAATAAGAACATATGGTATGCAGTAAGCTAAGGTTAGCAAAGTGACTAGCCATGTTatatgccttttctctctccaaattgtttttattatttaataaataattataaattaatatatagtctccAGTGAACTTTAATTTTAACAAAAGTTTACCCGTGGCTGTTCACTACAACTAAGTGATTGCCATTAATTGGTCTTCACAAAGTGCCATGGTGATATAAATtacttgagggaaaaaaatcagaataaacaACTCTATCTAATTAAGGAGGAGAATTCACTAGTCTACACTTTTTTAATGTCTTGGTAtacacttaaaaaatttcaatcatTCCATTACAAtactaataatttaattatatgatatatgatcTTCAATTGctttaagattctgtgatttattcttcaataatacagaaaaaaaaaaccctcttgtCCCTCGATGAAGTATAGCCATTGAAGAAATTTATCACCTGGTGCCCAATTTTCTAAAttactatttaaaattttagtggttaGTCCCCAGACAACAAACAACATACATATTAATAAGTCTAAACTTTATAGCTTACCTTCCAGAGGTACTCAATTGGTACAGTTTTTGAGAACACAGAATTACTTCTCTCTACACAACATCAAATATGGACTTTCAGAGTAGAGAATATTTGACTGAAATGGGAAAAATTAACCTAACTCTTGTTCTTAATACATCACTTTGAAATAGTATAGCTATCTATTTCTGGATCTTAAAGAAAGATTATAACCCCCCGCCCAAAAAAGTCAGGAaggaaaagtttctttttttaaatggattctGCTATGTTTTCTTATTGCTATTATAAAGTGTCGTGAGAATTTGTGCTTGCAATCTATTATTGTAGGTAAATTTGCTCTAAAGGGATAGAATGAAGGAATAGCATGTACTGAGGAACATTCCTCAACCTCCTTTGCTTGATTTACCCCTAGATCATACCTGCTAAACTAGAATATCTCCTAGAACTTTGTACTGaattcttttctctatatatacattttatttggtGATCTCACTAGTTCCTATGGATTCAATTATTACCTCTATGATGATGATTCTCAGTTCTATCCAGACCTAACTTTTCTGCTGACCTCTAGTcttacatctccaactgcctattacaCATCTAGAAATAGAGATTCTGTAGACTTCTTAAATTCAGtatgttcaaaactgaactcattatcttcccagTCTCTCTGGTTCATAATTTAGTTGCCATCCttcattctcattttcctctaaacaaccctccccccccccagccataACTAATCTATGTCCAAGTCCTATCAATTTTAGCTTCATACTATCTCCTACATAgaactcttt encodes:
- the SAV1 gene encoding protein salvador homolog 1 isoform X5, with translation MLSRKKTKNEVSKPAEVQGKYVKKETSPLLRTIGKIVATSLGNLNHNSEDIPLPQGWSVDWTIRGRKYYIDHNTNTTHWSHPLEREGLPPGWERVESSEFGVYYVDHLNKRAQYKHPCAPSVPRYDQPPPVTYQPQQIERSQSILVPANPYHSAEIPDWLQVYARAPMKSCLVLKSFLSQRSDRYDHILKWELFQLADLDTYQGMLKLLFMKELERIVKLYEAYREALLTELENRKQRQQWYAQQHGKNF